A genomic stretch from Plasmodium reichenowi strain SY57 chromosome 4, whole genome shotgun sequence includes:
- a CDS encoding liver specific protein 2, putative, with the protein MEKASILSFIFFCSVVFVTRFIGYFICNRYMREEPYNNIFEIIEPENLYSSLLLLSNEKENDFGSSTNCNGYMKCIPFYKNVSERWKRYNFIQLYIIRSALNIHVMSKYNKETNRLLKRYNNVENRINNISNHFLCSGFKKENRLLFLLFYKTIKMMKLYIRNLFMKYIKTYYKRKHFEKNIQTNKNVVHVERDNFFDILYMLKRIDSYVKNIYSIISNNFLYVIRIIFLPFEKIYFSLKPLIMIKKMNMSYFYYYYVNMFSLYKKNYNKYLDDWNVNYNKYEEIYIHEQSVIYPNEFLKNEMLDKYRRVIRILSGQDDNPFIDSVLVGPVKIEKDGLDVKQKKKKINEELNKKKKHTNINTNTNINTSTNTSTNTSTSTNTSTNTNTSTNTNTSTNTNTSTNTNTSTNTSTNTNTSTSTSTNTKESHISDEEKLETFYRDELNKMGKEEIEKYFKGNIDKKSLDEFYKILLEELNKMDKDELYEMYREELNRIEQEKIRNMNKEEINKTYKEEINNMNSDQVDKIHREELEKIEKEKINKMDKDQINKIYREELDKMDRDEIYSMYIEDISNKNIIKDLIKNEKETNKDKNKNKKKDIDKDKDIDKDKDIDIDNDKDKDKDIDKDIDIDNVEESYGEEKNKLSKEELDRMDRDELYRIYLEELEKIDKEEKEKIHREKLHKIEKEKINKMDKDQIDKIYEEELNKMDSDEIHHVRREILQDIQKEKIQNLELEEIDRLYKEELDRMDREAMYEIHMRNLSRNQKDNIIHRNIKNESNQKNKKENVNVFIIHDNNNNNNNNNRYKKNKNIDVNNINNKHTNNNYNDNVEVELVVRNLDKDKGAKIEDIIDYFNKEIKKDKNVNVSDIVNFLNSKVEKDNTSVQHKKENQVDVVRKNIKIIQEDNIKNKGQKDNTEMLDNNKEITNIYINNVDGINNVGDINNVGDINNVGDINKFVDMNNAGDINNVGDINNVGDINNVGNINNTGDINNSDHIYNVEHIDEPEKKENLDNQKKFDWTEVFKDKVRDKIQNEEKFNNSKENIQKDIIEEDNLSENIENGNRDKEIHKDDRIKGVTSPEKNVEDINNNEKKDNFVYEFYTSNKKENIDKEEENNIDDKNINMEIEGNYQINNKFEEENKNEINVIIEKEEENNIDKDNSNNNIQKNNIIIKDNTNVSEDVHITESGKEIAEFFNNIIKNSNILDMCSKMNASDSEKGFICINGNNYIINPGTYHIINIKYPDYNNARKKWYDSMDCIDINNKDQNDSNNNKEHNYHNKNGDDLYLKKSIEEFIPGFLSNINKVDDLARIFTPSFIQNDIFLNCVYNYRNDFDRNNNIYSFPVKIFLKKNTTKIKGCSFQIDEDPSLYKDYGEKESFLSNKIILNNSNRNTECVLHATNEIVGFQCGPPYKSYDNVQYKHLTNKSNDMKNIFGIYSNNNNNNNNNNNNSSYSHLFKNIFNNEHKLYNVGGYFQTEPINCFEFVNDNINVEDILPGSVTFPRFDLISEALDVNQTRYILLNETNQDKTISCTCNYFTEPNIVYTGKIIIKVEEEKIYKTNKFQTEFNDIINNKKEIYDEKKINHVIKEKKDEEQNDISFNKNYVNNYNENFKINHTNNFYNRNNHSNNNYDNNYHNNYSSKGNHPNKIHDAFLKKNKYNIFFNNLKFNNMKPENKNNQDSLNYEYDVDDYHEVQDDEDGLFKEEEDFIDFKENIINNNTNHNNRDLDDDKYNKYHNNNNRNNNSSFKSMESNLDLQRSILQSGDTQQVVVINKSKNVNVVFPDKKKNDTHPNEEKRTFPKYISLVYKEKNKHNEKIDKTLTFIKEFYPPLLRGGKDSNPEDKQSGVEIKNDVEIKNDVEKKNDVEINNDVEINDGVEINDGVEINDDVENKDNIHEGNNNLENDSFNEDTIEEPFENIFDFINEETSSNENLEINPDSADSIKRKLGHNFLEIIRAGKFKIRHKEKKKKKKKKKKKK; encoded by the coding sequence ATGGAGAAGGCTTCTATTTTATCgtttattttcttttgttcTGTTGTTTTCGTTACAAGATTTATCGGATATTTCATTTGCAATCGTTATATGAGAGAAGAaccatataataatatttttgagATAATAGAACCTGAGAATTTATATAgttctttattattattgtcaAACGAAAAGGAAAATGATTTTGGTAGTTCTACAAATTGTAACGGATATATGAAATGTATTCccttttataaaaatgtttcTGAAAGATGGAAGagatataattttatacaactttatataattaGAAGTGCATTAAATATACACGTCATGagtaaatataataaggAAACGAACAgattattaaaaagatataataatgtagaaaatagaattaataatatatccaatcattttttatgttcagggtttaaaaaagaaaaccGTTTATTGTTCcttttgttttataaaacaattaagatgatgaaattatatataaggaATTTGTTTATGAAGTATATTAAAActtattataaaagaaaacatTTTGAGAAGAATATACAAACTAATAAAAACGTGGTTCATGTTGAAAGggataatttttttgatattttatacatgTTAAAAAGAATAGATAGTTATgtaaagaatatatattcaattaTTTCCAATAATTTCTTGTATgttataagaataatatttttaccATTTGAAAAAATCTATTTCTCTTTAAAACCCcttataatgataaaaaaaatgaacatgtcttatttttattattattatgtaaatatgttttctttgtataaaaagaattacAACAAATATCTTGATGACTGGAATGTaaattataacaaatatgaagaaatttatattcatgAGCAAAGTGTAATATATCCTAATGAATTCttgaaaaatgaaatgtTGGATAAATATAGAAGGGTTATACGAATTCTCTCTGGACAGGATGATAATCCTTTTATAGATTCTGTTTTAGTAGGCCCTGTGAAAATTGAAAAAGATGGTTTAGATGTAAAgcagaaaaaaaaaaaaataaatgaagagctgaacaaaaaaaaaaaacatacaaatataaatacaaacaCAAATATAAACACAAGTACAAATACAAGTACAAATACAAGTACAAGTACAAATACAAGTACAAATACAAATACAAGTACAAATACAAATACAAGTACAAATACAAATACAAGTACAAATACAAATACAAGTACAAATACAAGTACAAATACAAATACAAGTACAAGTACAAGTACAAATACAAAAGAATCTCACATATCAGATGAAGAAAAACTAGAAACCTTTTATAGAGACGAATTAAACAAAATGGGAAAAGAAgaaattgaaaaatatttcaaagGGAATATTGACAAAAAATCACTTGACgaattttataaaatattgcTAGAAGAGTTAAACAAAATGGACAAAGatgaattatatgaaatGTATAGAGAAGAGTTAAATAGGATTgaacaagaaaaaattagaaatatgaataaagaagaaataaataaaacttACAAggaagaaataaataatatgaatagtGATCAAGTTGATAAAATACATAGAGAAGAATTAGAAAAAATcgaaaaagaaaaaataaacaaaatggATAAAgatcaaataaataaaatatatagagaAGAATTAGACAAAATGGATCGCGATGAAATTTATAGTATGTATATAGAAGATATAAgtaacaaaaatataataaaagacttaattaaaaatgaaaaggaaacaaataaggataaaaataaaaacaaaaaaaaagatatagaTAAAGATAAAGATATAGATAAAGACAAAGATATAGATATAgataatgataaagatAAAGACAAAGATATAGACAAAGATATAGATATAGATAATGTAGAAGAATCATACggagaagaaaaaaacaaactCAGCAAAGAAGAATTAGATAGAATGGACAGAGACGAATTATATAGAATATACCTAGAAgaattagaaaaaatagacaaggaagaaaaagaaaaaattcATAGAGAAAAATTACACAAAATTgaaaaagagaaaataaataaaatggatAAAGATCAAatagataaaatatatgaagaaGAATTAAACAAAATGGATAGTGATGAAATTCATCATGTAAGGAGAGAAATATTACAAGATatacaaaaagaaaaaatacaaaatttaGAACTAGAAGAAATCGATAGACTTTATAAAGAAGAATTAGATAGAATGGATAGAGAAGCAATGTATGAAATTCACATGAGAAATTTAAGCAGAAATcaaaaagataatattatacatagaaatattaaaaatgaatctaaccaaaaaaataaaaaagaaaatgtaaatgtatttataatacacgacaataataataataataataataataatagatataagaagaataagaatatagatgtgaataatataaataataagcacacaaataataattataatgataatgtaGAAGTTGAATTAGTTGTACGAAATTTAGACAAGGATAAAGGAGCCAAGATAGAAGATATTATAGACTATTTTAAcaaagaaattaaaaaagacAAAAATGTTAATGTTTCCGATATAgtgaattttttaaattcaaAAGTAGAAAAAGATAACACATCAGTTCAACATAAGAAGGAAAATCAAGTAGATGTTGtaaggaaaaatattaagatTATTCAAGaggataatataaaaaataaaggaCAAAAGGATAACACTGAAATGttagataataataaagaaataacaaatatttatataaacaatgTTGATGGTATAAACAATGTGGGAGATATAAACAATGTGGGAGATATAAACAATGTGGGAGATATAAACAAATTTGTAGATATGAACAATGCTGGAGATATAAACAATGTGGGAGATATAAACAATGTGGGAGATATAAACAATGTGggaaatataaacaatacTGGAGATATAAACAATTCTGACCATATATACAACGTTGAACATATAGACGAACCGgagaaaaaagaaaatctGGATAATCAAAAAAAGTTTGACTGGACAGAGGTATTTAAAGACAAAGTAAGAGATAAGATCcaaaatgaagaaaagTTCAACAACtcaaaagaaaatatacaaaagGATATTATTGAAGAAGATAATTTAAGtgaaaatatagaaaatgGTAATAGAGATAAAGAAATTCATAAGGACGATAGAATCAAGGGAGTTACTTCACCagaaaaaaatgttgaagatataaataataatgaaaaaaaagacaaCTTTGTGTATGAATTTTATACATCCAAtaagaaagaaaatatagataaagaagaagaaaataatatagatgataaaaatataaatatggaAATAGAAGGGAATTATCAAATCAACAACAAATttgaagaagaaaataaaaatgaaataaatgttattatagaaaaggaagaagaaaataatatcgataaagataatagtaataataatatacaaaagaataatattataattaagGATAATACAAATGTAAGTGAAGATGTTCATATTACAGAAAGTGGTAAAGAAATAGCggaattttttaataatataattaagaATAGTAATATCTTAGATATGTGCTCAAAAATGAATGCTTCAGATTCTGAGAAAGgatttatatgtataaatgGTAATAACTATATTATAAACCCTGGTACgtatcatataataaatataaaatatccAGATTATAATAATGCTAGAAAAAAATGGTATGATTCGATGGATTGtatagatataaataacaagGATCAAAatgatagtaataataataaagaacaTAATTATCACAATAAAAATGGTGATGATTTATACTTAAAGAAATCAATTGAAGAATTCATTCCAGGATTTTTAAGCAACATTAATAAAGTAGATGATTTAGCCAGAATATTTACTCCATCCTTTATTCAAAATGATATCTTTTTAAATTGTGTTTACAATTATAGAAATGATTTTGATaggaataataatatttattccTTTCCTGTGaagatatttttaaaaaaaaatacaacGAAAATAAAAGGCTGTTCTTTTCAAATTGATGAAGACCCTTCGTTATATAAAGATTATGGTGAAAAAGAATCATTTCTaagtaataaaattattttaaataattcaaaCAGAAATACTGAATGTGTACTACATGCAACAAATGAAATTGTCGGATTTCAGTGTGGTCCTCCATATAAATCTTATGATAATGTACAATATAAGCATCTTACAAACAAATCAAACGacatgaaaaatatatttggtatatatagtaataataataataataataataataataataataatagttcCTATTctcatttatttaaaaatatttttaataatgaacataaattatataacgTAGGAGGATATTTTCAAACAGAACCCATTAATTGTTTTGAATTTGTAAATGATAACATAAATGTTGAAGATATTTTACCAGGATCGGTTACATTTCCTAGATTTGATTTGATAAGTGAAGCTCTAGATGTTAATCAAACcagatatattttattaaatgagACGAACCAAGATAAAACAATATCTTGTACTTGTAATTATTTTACAGAACCTAATATTGTTTATACAggtaaaattattattaaagttgaagaagaaaaaatatataaaaccAATAAATTTCAAACTGAAtttaatgatattataaataataaaaaggaaatatatgacgaaaaaaaaattaatcatgtaattaaagaaaagaaagatGAAGAGCAAAATgatatttcatttaataaaaattatgttaataattataatgaaaattttaaaataaatcacacaaataatttttataatagaaataatcattctaataataattatgacAATAATTATCACAACAATTATTCTAGTAAAGGAAACCACCCAAACAAAATACATGATGCATTTCTTAAGAAGAATAAATAcaatatcttttttaataatttaaaatttaataatatgaaacctgaaaataaaaataatcaagACAGTCTTAATTATGAATATGATGTTGATGATTATCATGAGGTGCAGGATGATGAGGACGGGTTATTTAAGGAAGAGGAAGATTTTATTgattttaaagaaaatataattaataataataccaACCATAACAATAGAGATCttgatgatgataaatataataaatatcataataataataatagaaataataattcttcttTCAAGTCGATGGAAAGTAATCTTGATCTTCAAAGAAGCATATTACAATCTGGGGACACACAACAAGTAGTTGTAATTAATAAATctaaaaatgtaaatgtCGTTTTTCcagataaaaaaaaaaatgacaCACATCCAAATGAAGAGAAGAGAACATTTCCTAAATATATCTCTTTAgtatataaagaaaaaaataagcACAATGAAAAAATAGACAAGACCTTAACCTTTATTAAGGAGTTTTACCCTCCATTGCTTAGAGGAGGTAAAGACAGCAATCCGGAAGATAAACAAAGTGGTgtagaaataaaaaatgatgtggaaataaaaaatgatgtggaaaaaaaaaatgatgtaGAAATAAACAATGATGTAGAAATAAACGATGGTGTAGAAATAAACGATGGTGTAGAAATAAACGATGATgtagaaaataaagataatatacatgagggtaataataatttagaAAATGATTCTTTTAATGAAGATACTATTGAAGAACCctttgaaaatatttttgattttataaatgaagaaacAAGTTCAAATGAAAACTTGGAAATAAATCCTGATTCAGCTGATTctataaaaagaaaattagGTCACAACTTTTTAGAAATAATAAGGGCAGggaaatttaaaataagacataaagaaaaaaaaaaaaaaaaaaaaaaaaaaaaaaaaaaaaaaaa